Sequence from the Torulaspora globosa chromosome 4, complete sequence genome:
TGCGGAGGAACAGCAAAAGCTCGGCTGCAAGATAGTCAATAAGGGCTACCTCGCGGATAGAGAGTACTATTCGGCATTCAGCGACATATGGAACTACCACAGGACCGAGCTGAACAGCTACTTGGACTCTCACCACATAACCGATGTCTACGTCGTTGGACTCGCTTTGGATTACTGTGTCAAGCATACAGCCATTTCTGCTGCCAAGCGTGGTTATAATACCTATATCCTGAAGGACTACACGAGAGCCATCCACAGCGATCCCGAGTCTATGAAGGAGCTTCAGAAGGAGCTCTCCGAAAACGGTGTTAAGCTAATCTAACTGTATACGTCTGTCATATAATTAGACCTAGGTGCTCTGAGCTTGTTTACCGTTGCACGGGCAAACGCCAAAGAGACCTGACATTCTTCCCAGACGTTTTCGAGTCTTGTTCTAGACTCAAGATGCTGTCTCTTTACTGCATCCGGTACTCGAACGACATGCCTCGCTTCGCGTCCAGAGACCCAGTGTTGGTACATCTAGTAAAAGCCAGCTGGGGCTTGGGTCCAGAATATGTATGCTATTTGGGAATGTGACTTCCAGCCAGGGTAGTTACAGCTCATTGTAAGATTAGTCGCTATAAGAAGCTAGAGTTGTGCTGTAGGGCAGTTCAGATGTTCAGGTCTCGCGGACAGGGCAAGATGGCAAAAGGGCCATTTTTGTTCGACAGAAGAGCCAAGCAGGTAATTGGATTTGTTGCAATTTTGTACACCCTTTTGATTATTCATTTTAGCAATTCAAAGTATGggaaatttttcaataatGGGAGTAAGGTGCTGCTTCCAACGACCTCTCATCTTCATGGGATcaatctgaaaaaattcTCCGCAAGTAATGGTCCCCTGTTGAATCTGCGGGAGCAGTTGTCGCATGCGTTTCCGTACGATCCAAAATCCGCGATCCCGAGGCGAATATGGCAGACGTGGAAGGTTGGAGCAGAGTCGGTAAAGTTCCCTTCGGCGTTCAGGTCGTACCAGAAGGATTGGACCGAAAGAGCGGATTCTGACTCGTTCGAGTACTCCTTGGTACCAGATGACCACATAATACCGTTGCTAGAGAACCTGTATGGGGAAGTACCGTTGGTGGTAAAAGCGTTCAAGGAAATGCCAGTTAACATCTTGAAGGCGGATTTTCTAAGATACTTATTGCTGTACGCTAGAGGGGGTATTTATTCCGACATGGACACGGTGCCCTTGAAGCCACTGGGGGCATGGCCTTCCTTGGACAGGGAGAAATTCAACGAGTTGAAACGTGAGAATAATCCAATTCCATACAAGAATTATGATCCCAAGAGGGGGCAGCTGCAAGCCGTAGATGACAACGGTGGTTACGACGAACCGGGATTCGTCATTGGCATTGAAGCGGACCCCGATAGACATGATTGGGATGATTGGTACGCTCGCAGAATTCAGTTTTGCCAGTGGACTATTCAGTCGAAACCTGGCCATCCAGTGCTGCGAGAGCTAATCTTGAATATAACGGCAACGACTCTGAATAGTGTCTCGACGACCAAATCTCAAACACAGGCCTTGATCGACCTCAGCCATGCCAAGGACTACAACGTTAATTACAGGGATAGGAGGGGCCTGAATGAGACCTATCCTCACGAAGtggcaaagaagagctcgaaCGTGGATGGTACCGATATCATGAACTGGACTGGACCGGGTCTTTTCTCGGACATAACTCTGGAATACATGAacaatctgatcaaagagaaCCCGGACGCTCTGCTACTAAATGGCAACCTagaagcttcttcaaatgagCCGCTGGATACCAAAAGCACTAGGAAATTTTATAAGAAGATTTCAACCTCCTTGCAATCTAACAATGTCGTGCCATGGGAATTCTTCTCGCTGATGACAAAGCCGGTGGTTGTTGACGACATTTTAGTGTTGCCCATCACTAGTTTTTCGCCAGATGTCGAACAGATGGAGGCTAAATCGAGTTCCGATGAGATGGCTTTCGTGAAACATATGTTCAAGgggagctggaaaatggAAGCCGATAGTAATGCTGGTCATTAGCTTACATAACTCATTTACATATTTTGCATattttgatgaattgaCTAGCACTATTTGCTTCACTCTCAATTAATTGTTTAGTTGTTGGAAGAGTAATTCCAAAGAGATTAAGAAAACAATCGCAGTTACCAAACCAATGCAAAAAAAGATATGGAGGGATGATACCCAAAGTACTCAGCTTACCACCCAGATACTTCCACTGGCTTTCTTGGTGAGATAACGAAGTCAGGTTGTTTGTGATCCATTGATGCCAAGTCGAATAGTCTGACAAAGGCAAACGAGACTACAGTCTGACTAGGATGTCAGGTCTGATATTACTAGATCCAATTTACGCAATTTGACCACCAACGTTCAGTGCTATAAAGATGACAAATGTGATTTCATGGGGTATTGGCGTTAAGTTGCGTTTAAGGAACGGTTTGGTTCTTGTCTCTAATTTGGCCGATAATAGTCGATCATAAAACCTTTAGAATCCTGTAATAGTACGAGCTGGATATACCGGCTCGACAAGACAAGATTGAGAGTCTGGCCAAGTACGGGACTGACTAAGACATAGGTCCATGACCGATATAGGAGAACCATATATCGGGCCTAAGCCTCGAGTGGCGAGTTGACGAGAACTCCAAATGAAACATATAAAAGGGACCCAGTTGAGAGCTATTAGAGAGCCAACCAGGTCCAGAGAAGCAGATTCAATAAGATAGAAATATAGTTTGTTAGTAACAAGTATTGAACAAACTATCACAAGCTCTAATTACAGGATCAACCATATGAACCCACGAATAATACCGTAACCTATTATTACAGAATCCAACAATTGGGCACATGGCGCAGTTGGTAGCGCGCTTCCCTTGCAAGGAAGAGGTCAtcggttcgattccggTTGCGTCCATTTATTTTTCCCATACCTAAGGCAGCTCAGTATTGCAGCACAGCTGCACAGAAGCCTTCGTTTCGGCGCCCTGGCTAGAGATGCCCAGCTATGTCAAACTCCGTTATCCTTACTCAACGAATCTATAAAATCCTACACGGTCccctcttctttgactttttcttcgtctCAGTAGAAGGTGGattcctgcttcttgtcGCAGCGGCTTTTGCTGGCTGTTGCTTGGCCTTCGCCGCACTGGGAACATTCTTGCTTTGACCTGCGCTTCTGTCTTGAACAGGTGCTTCGCTCTTAGTTTGAGCCTTAGGGGTTGCCGGTGCGCTGACGGCCTCTAATTCGTTCCTGATAATCTGTCTCACCAGATCGATGAACACTTCATCAACGTTGCTCCGTAGAAGAGCGCTGGTTTCATAAAAAGGCACTTTCCCCCAATTGCTACTCACTTCAATCCCCTCCTCAACGCTGATAGCTCTCTCTTCTGTCAAGTCTGCTTTGTTGCCGACCAACACCATTGGAACTCGGTCCATGTCCTTGATTCTTAAAACCTGTTCTCTGAGATCCATGAGctcttgcaaagattgacGATCGGTAACGGAATACACGAGCAGAAATCCCATACCTGATTTGATATACAGCTCTCTCATCGCTGTAAATTGGGCAACACCGGCAGTATCCAAAATCTCCAGACTAATCATCTTGttatcaatttcaatgGTCTTCCGATAAGAATCTTCGATCGTTGGATCATAGGTATCCAAGTATACACCCTGAACAAACTGTACAGTCAAACATGACTTACCAACACCTCCGGCACCCAACACAACCAACTTGTAATCTCTCATAGCGTTGGTTTTTGCGAATTCTCGAGGTGACTGTTGTATTGTTATATTTTCCACATCGCTAATTTTTGACCTTCCAGAACGCTTCGAGGTATTGCCTAATCTGTCAAAAAAGACAAGAAGATGAGCAAGGTTCGTTCTTTAGCTTTGATCCAGCCATTGCGGTTGGGCTCAGTGCTCAATGGCGGGTTTGGTGCCCCTGCAGTCAGAAACTACCActttgatctgctcaatcTGAAGATAGGCTACACCACGACAGTGGAAAACCATCCTGATTCAGAGAAATTGTATGTTTCCCAAATCAAGCTGGACCAGGCTGGTAGAGTGAAGCAAATCTGCAGCGGCATCCGCGACTACGTATCTCGTGAGTCTTTGCAAGGAAGCCTAGTCGTGGTCGTCGATAATATGAAGAAATGCAAATTGCGTGGTCAAATCAGCGAAGGGATGATTATCTGTGGTGAGAGTGCCTCAGAGAATCTAGTGAGTCCATTCACACTTGCCAAGTTCGATTCTAGTCTCATCGGCAAAACAGTGGTTCTGGAATCCGCTAGCGGGCCAGCGAGCGAGCCAACCACCAGAAGGATCAAATCCCAGGAATGGGAAGATATATCCTCTAGGATGAAGGTGGGAGAGGGTGGGAGGATAACCTACCGGGACGAAAACACTATGGCGGAGACGTATTTATCTGTGTATGATACCGATGGCGAGCCGGTTCCGGTGATTGTTAAGGGTCTACCAGCTGGCAGTGCAGTTAAATAGGCAGTAAAGGGGAGGAGAAACAGTGGGCCAGGGATATATGAGGGAATTGTCGCAGATCTGCACTTTGCTTAAAGCCAAAAAATTATGGTTGCTAAGAGATTCGAACTCTTGCATCTTACGATACCTGAGGATTCCGAGGTGCACAGTTTTGCTGCACACAAGAATCGAACCGACTCTTGAATCAGGCGCCTTAGACCGCTCGGCCAAACAACCATATAATTTGATGAGGaattttcttttctggTTCTAGGACTACTTACGGCTACTTGCCACTACTTACCACCCATATATTAATGTTTAACTTGATCATGGGCCCTAACTGAATTGCAAGTCAGCAGGCTTACTTACCACAACGTACATGAAAACTGCTATGATAGGTTAATTTAAGTTGCTGGTTCTTATAAAGCGCATAAGACTCTGTTGGTGTACTGTTCCCAACCTCCCAAGATGGCTGAAGAGGTTGGAGCCCTTTTATCGATTAGCGGCGCTGGAAAGGCGCTTATAGCAATGCCGCTTAGTATTGAACATTGGCATTAAGGAGTTTGCCGTTTGCGTACGATCTGGCGTTTCATTGCCAGCATGGTGTAGTCTAGAAAGCTCGGACGATCTGAGTGTATTTCTCCACACCGTCCCTCAGACGACGGCCATTAGCTGATCCACTTCGATATTTTTCGCGATGATCTCCCACAAATCTCTCTCATAACATGTCCATGGCAATATTTCTTCTGGGAATGCTTCGAACAATGCTCTCGTAGGCACTTCACTTCTCGCACGACCCCAATTAACGCTGCAGCAGTTCCGGCAACAGCGATTCGTTGAGGTTCTCGATTATCGGCTGTGCGATGACATAGTGGCACTAGTTCTTCGCCTTAGCTTATGAGATAGGATgaaacaaagaaaaattcCTACAAACatcttttcttggcaaCGGCAGGATCATGGCCGGCTGATGCTCTGTCCTTCACAACCGCATTGGGACCAATGgccctcttcttcctcgtgTCATCACCGGCGGGTTCCTATCCGCCTGGCAAAGAACCATGGCAATGCGAACGCAGCTCTGAATCGCAACCAGTACCGGCTCTCACGGAAACAGTCTCGTTGTTATGTGAAAATCTGGCGGCAGCGTCCCAGGGCGCTATTACATTCCCATTCCGAGCTCATCCTGTTCCGCTTCCAACTTTTTGTGGTCGACTGGGTTAGGAGCCGCCTCATATACATTCATCATTGGGACGCCGTTGTTCAGCACCTTTTGTCCCGAGAACTCGCCTCTAACTTCCAAATAGTAGAGCCTACAAAGCTCGTCTTGGTCTCCGGACCAATTATCCTCGAAGAACAGCGTGAGCGACGAGCAGTTCTGGAAGATGCGACGGGGCAAATGGTGCTCAACAAAAGTGCTTTCGTCGTCGTTCTCCGTCTCGTGACAATCTTTGAGACCTACATCTTCCGGATGCTCAATCTTCAGGTCTTCCTTCGACGAATCCAAAGAGTCAAAGTCGATGTTTCTattgaagttcttgaacagtttgaTACTTTTCGGCGTGCTCAATTCAGCGCCTGCATCATTTGCGTTGGTCCTGAGTATAATGGAGAATAATCTGCAGTTCCCAGTAAAAGGTATATGCACCACCATCTGGCAGTCCGCATCGCTTTGCAGGTAGTAACCACAGTTGAACCGCGATTCCTggtccttcaagaaccCCCTGTAGCTCTCACATTGTCCGGGAACCGTCGGAGCCACCGCATTGAGGCAGATGATTTTGGCCGTATCGATGAACGAATAGAGCGACTGCTCAGCATTGGTCGGAATCGGTGCTGTATGGTTGTGTCCATGGCCATGATGGTCGTGGTGCTCATCCTCGCAAGAATACGACATTGCCGGATCTCTAATGGGCTAGAACTGCTTCAACTTAGTGCTAGTCTAGTCAATCCATCTATTCGTAGGCGAAGATACGCTATCTCATAGCATATATAGTGGTAAAATTTCAACACCATAACCACAGCTTTAGCCTAGCTACCAGCCAGTGCGATCCAGCTGAACCGCTACCAGCCATGCATACTGCTGAATTCCTCGACGTCGACCACACAGACATTTCTTCCGTTCTTGCCGGAGGCTACAACCATCCGCTTTTGAGAGAATGGCAGAACGAACGCCAGTTGGCCAAGAACATGTTGATATTTCCGCTATTCATCTCTGACGACCCTGATGACTGCACCGCGATTGAGTCGTTGCCCAATATCAAGAGATTCGGTGTGAACAAGCTCGCTTCGTACTTAAGGCCGTTGGTGGCTAAAGGTTTAAGAGCGGTGATCCTGTTTGGGGTTCCGCTGAAGGAAGGCGTCAAGGACCCGATCGGAACCGCTGCAGACGATCCCAACGGCCCGGTCATCCAGGGCATCAAGCTTCTAAGACGCGAGTTCCCGAACCTCTACATCATGTGTGACGTCTGCCTCTGCGAGTACACGTCTCACGGCCATTGCGGTGTGCTGTACGATGACGGGACCATCAATCGTGAGCTGAGCGTGTCGAGAATCGCCGCTGTGGCTGTCAACTACGCCAAGGCCGGCGCGCACTCCGTTGCACCCAGCGACATGATCGATGGCAGAATCAAAGACATCAAGAGAGGACTGATCAAGGCCGGACTCGCTCACAAGACCTTTGTCATGTCGTATGCCGCCAAATTCAGCGGCAACCTGTACGGGCCCTTCCGCGACGCGGCCTGTTCTGCACCATCGCACGGCGACCGCAAGTGCTATCAGCTGCCTCCCGGCGGCAGAGGCCTCGCCCGCCgggctttgaagagagaCGTCGCCGAGGGAGCCGACGGCATCATCGTCAAGCCCTCCACCTTCTACCTCGACATCATGTGCGACGCAAGCGAGATCTGCAGGGACTTGCCGATCTGCGCATACCACGTCTCGGGCGAGTACGCCATGCTACACGCTGCCGCCGACAAGGGCATCGTCGATCTCAAGACCATCGCCTTTGAGTCCCACCAAGGATTTTTAAGAGCCGGCGCAAGACTGATCATCACCTATTTGGCACCCGAGTTCCTCGACTGGCTAAGCGAGTAGACGCTGCCCCGCCCATTGTAAATAACGACTCCTAACTACTGAATCTACATGCTACTGCGACACCACAGGCCAGCTTCGACGTCCGCAATTGGCCTTGAACGGACGGCACATTTGGCGAATTTTGAAGCCGTTTTCGCTGATACCGGCGAACCTCGCTATGCGGCGCTGCTAAGACAGCTAGAGAACAGATCGATCCACGCCATCTGGGACACGGAAATGGTCCTCGTGGGCCCTCCAGACGGCTCCAGATCTCGTAATGCGCATCTTGTGGTGATAAGTGACTTGTCACGTGTATTTCTGTTACTGTGGCATGGTAATCGCAGGAAGAAGACCGTCGAGCAGAGCAGTAGATGTTACATAAGAAAGATCAGTGTAGAAGAGCTCTTCCGATCGACTAGGTGTCTGTTGAGTGTTTAGTTAGTGTAGAATCGTGATTTGCAAGGACAGAATGACTGTTGATACGAGAACTGATGTTATAGATCTGGTGGGAAACACTCCGCTGGTGGAACTTAAGAAATTGCCCAAGGCTTTGGGTATCAAGCCAAGGATTTTCGCCAAGTTGGAGCTGTACAACCCTGGTGGGTCGATCAAGGACAGAATCGCCAAGTCTATGATCGAATATGCTGAGTATGCGGGAGAAATCCATCCGGATAGAACTACGTTGATCGAACCAACTTCTGGTAACACTGGTATCGGCTTGGCGTTGATCGGAGCGATCAAGGGATACAGGACTATCATCACTTTGCCCGAGAAGATGTCGAATGAGAAGGTTTCTGTGTTGAAGGCTCTTGGAGCGGAAATCATCCGTACGCCAACGGAAGCCGCGTGGGACTCTCCAGAGTCTCACATTGGTGTGGCTCAAAGactggagaaggagattCCAGGCGCTGTTATTCTGGACCAGTACAACAACCCTAGAAACCCGGACGCTCACTACTACGGTACCGGTAAGGAGATCCAggagcagctgaagaagttggGAAAGTTTGATGACTTGAAGGCTGTTGTGGCAGGTGCTGGTACCGGTGGTACCATCTCTGGGATTGCCAAATGGCTGAAGGAGCAGAATGAGGCCATCGAGATTGTAGGCGCAGACCCAGTGGGTTCGATCTTGGCGCAGCCACAGTCTTTGAATGACGCCTCGGCTCCAAGTTACAAAGTGGAAGGTATCGGTTATGATTTTGTTCCAAACGTCCTGGACAGATCTCTGGTAGACATCTGGTACAAGACCGAGGATAAGCCAGCGTTTAAGTACGCTCGTCAGCTGATCTCGAACGAGGGTGTTCTGGTTGGTGGCTCGTCCGGTAGTGCGTTCAGCGCATTGACCAAGTACGTCGAGGATCGTCCAGACTTGACCGAGCAAGATGTGATCGTGCTTATCTTCCCGGACTCCATCAGATCGTACTTGACTAAGTTCGTCGACGACGAGtggctgaagaagaatgagTTGTGGGATGATCAGGTGCTTGCTCGTGTCAGCCAGGCTTCTACAGTGACTAAGAAGGATCCTTTCAACGGCGCCATTGTCAAGgacttgaagttgaaaccTGTCGTTTCGGTCAAAGAGAGCGCAACTGTCGCAGAAGTTATcaagcttttgaaagagaacgCGTTCGATCAATTGCCTGTTCTCTCCAAAGATGGCAAACTAACCGGGCTTGTCACGCTGTCCCAGTTGCTGAGAAAGGTCTCCAACGGTACTTCCCTCGAAGACAGCATCAAAGGCGTATACTTCGAtttcaaaaaattgaacaatTTCGATGAGGTGTCCTCCTACAACGACAACAAAtctggaaagaagaagtttatccAATTCACTGACAAGTCCAAATTATCGGACCTGaacaaattcttcgaaaagaATTCTTCTGCGGTTATCACTGATGGTCTGACGCCAATTCACATTGTTACCAAGATTGATTTGCTGAATTACTTCGCTTAATAACAAGACATGCTGTCATAAATATGCACAAGTATAAACGTAAAATAATAGAGATTAAATTCCGTTTGCTTTAGGTGTTTCATCACTCGTCCCTCTTTTTCTCGATTCCCAGCACTGTCATCAACGGTCCCAGCTGATCAGGACCGAGATCAATGCCTGCGCTTTCGAGCTCAGTCTTGAAGTCGTTCATGGCAACCTTTAAGTCTTTGTCCATCAAAATCTTGATCATCTGCCAAGGCCCTAGAGGCTTGGCGGAGTTTTCGCTAGCTAAACCTTTCGAAATCATAATCTCGCTGACAACGTTCAATTTCTCCATAACTTTGGGATGTGCATGGATGTCGTCCATCAGCTTCTGAACCTTCATATGGGCTTCGATCTTTTCGTTAGGTTTTCTGCCGTCCCATGATTGAGCGTAAGTCCTAATCGAAGAACTCAACACCGTCCCTGTAGGTCTCAGACCAACTCTAGGAGTGTTAACCAATCCGATAGCTAACCTTGACCGTATCATTGCCATGCTTTCCTTTTGAGTTTGTCACCGTGTCCGCTATCTTCAAGTTATAGCCgtcttgatgaaatgatTAAAAGCATCGGAACCATTGACAAGCCCAAGACCCTTTCCTGAAGAGCCTTTATATAGTCCATTTCACTTGACAATTTACTTTAAATTACGAAGGAATACCATTTCGATTATTTTAAAGTACAAATATGTTCTACAATATCAGAAGAAGTAATCACCTATGATCTGTCTATATTTTGGATAGCCTCGCAGGTTATCAAGTCTCGCATTCAGTTCTACCTCTTCAGGGCTCTGGACGTATCTATCTGTGACAAAATCCATATCTTCAGGCTTCACAAAATCGTCCCTCTTGTAAATCCACCATACCAGCCAGCATGCTGGAAATACGAACAGCTCCAGGTAGTACGAGAAGAAATCGGAAGTACTCCAGGGATCGAATGCCGACCAGCCCTGCACAAGGATGATCAATGTCACGAAAAAGACCAGAAAATACGGACCATATGGATACGTCCAATTCTTAAATGCGAGTTGGTGAGTTTTGCCCTGCTTCGCCAGGCCCTTTCTGAACCTGATGGAGGTCACAGCGATCGACAACCAGGCGATTTGGTTCGAGACTCCCACAATGTTTTGTAACCATGTCCATAAGGTGCCAGCGCCTATAAAACTGGCACCGAAACAAAGTCCTCCGACGGCCCAAGTCAATATGACAGCAACGTAAGGCGCCCGATACCTGTTGGTCCTGGTGACCAACTTGGGGAAGAAAAATCCTTCCAATCCCATGTTGAAAAGCACTCTACTGCCAGCAAACAATGCATGGTTTCCGGCACTAATGATGCTTGTCAGAATGACAGCGTTCATGAACGAACCTGCCGCCTTGGAACCAGCCATTTGGAAAACGATTGTGAATGGAGAAGTCATAACTGATTTAGTGCTCAAGTTTGGATAATCGTAGGGAATATTCAtggcgatgaagaacattgtTCCGACGtaaaagatcaagattcTCCAAAACACGGTCTTAATGATCTTGGGAGTGTTTCTAACCGGATTGAAAGCTTCACCAGCTGTGAGAGTAATACTCTCAGTACCACCGTATGAGAAACTGGAGCTGACAAAGATGGAGACGAACCCTTTGAACCCATTGACAAATGGCGCCTCCCGATAGCTCCAATTCCTAAACCCGATGTACTCGTGCTCAGGATTGTGTCCAACGTTAACGACAATCGagaggacgaagaagatcacAATTGCAATTACCTTCAACATGGCCAGCCAGTACTCTGCTTCGCCATAGATCCTGACGTGAACAACGTTCAGCGCCAGCAGAAACACCCAGAACAGCAGCGAAGCAGCCCAGTACGGGAAATGATGCTGCGATGAGTTCCAATAATCCAGCACTATTTGCATCGCTGTCAGATCGCTGGCTACCGAAACTGCATCGTTGAACCAATAATTGCACATCAGGGCAAACGCAAAAGACTCACAACCAAATTTCTTTGCGTACGAGCAAAAAGACCCGCTAATCGGCATAAAGGTCGACATCTCACCCAGGCAAAGCATCGTCAAATACACCACGCCGCCCATTATGCTGTAATTGATGAATAACGAACCGGGGCCACCAACATGCAATGATTTCGCTGTCGATAAGTACAGCCCTGTACCAATCACACCTGCCACGGCTATCATGTTGATATGCCTAGGACTTAGCGAACGATTCAGGTGTTCTCGTATTGTATCATTCTCTTCCAGCCCAGCGTCACTGGCTGAATTCGTCAATTCGCAAACTCCAGTAGTCTGGAAATTCTTCCGATCAGCGCCATTATTTACCACCTTCCCCAGAGATTCCTCGTCCAAACTCTTGCTTACAAGAGGAGATCCTTCCGACTGCATCACCTAGCGATTCCCACACCTGGCAGTCGTTGCCAAATCAACTATTCTTGGGCACTTTGAAGCCATCCAAGCGTTAGAAAATTTTACACGTTTTAAATAGCTACTAGCATCCCAGAAGCCAACATCATTCAGCTAGTTGGTTTGCTTGATAATAGTGCCTTGCCATTAAAAACTGTGGTTCCTCGCCAAGAATTTGCGTcgctgccaagaacacTGGCAAAAAAGTCAAAATTTGACACATTTTGCCATCGACTGACTTCTTTGCCGTTTAATCATATGCCAGGGCTCTCCGATACTTGAACGATTCGTAAGTCTATATAGTAGGCTATTGATGAGAAGCTATGAGCAGGACTAGGAGAATTTCCACCGATTCCCGCACACCTCGCAGGTGCAGAAAGTTGTGAGAGGCTCATCGGCAGATCTTGTTTGTAATTGGTAGTAGGACaccttcttttctttgcaCTTGCCGCAAGTGAACCTGTCTGTGACGGATCTCTGCACAGTGGCGCCCTGGGCGTTGAAAAGGTTCTGCTTGGCGATCTCctcgagcttcttcttgaggTGCTCGGGAGCCAGCTCTTTCGGATCACAGTGGACCAGATAGAAGGGCGTTATGTCGCCGCCGGCTATCTTGTGCTTGAGGTCCGGGTTATTCCTGGAGATGATGTTGGAGTAGATGATACGGTACTTGTCCTTGTATGCTTTTTCGTTTTCGTCGCAGTTATTCAGCTTGTTCATTTCGTCTTCGATGGATTTTACCGTCTGCAAGATAGATTTTGGCGGATGTTCGCTGTCCTTTGCCAGCGCATCGTAGAGGGCTTTGACCACCATGTCACGCAATTTGTGGTTGTAGATGGTCGTATTCACGCCATCGTTTTTGCTATTTCTGGGCTTCGTAGAAACAAACTTATCCTGTCTCTTGGCCTCGGTGCCGTCTGGACTCTCTGCCGGCGGTTTTGAGCTGCCTTGGTCTTGCTGGGACGCCTGCTGTTGCAGCAGTCTCGCCTTTTTGCTCTTGTTAATCGCTTCCTTCCAGGAAGCGAtcatcctcttcaccaACTTGGCGATCTCCGCGTTGGCTGACTTCTTGAATTTGTTGACCTCCACGCCCACTTTGGTCTCCCTGAGGAGCTTCTCGGTGGGAACCACTTCACGATCCAGCGTCTGAAGAATCTGCAATACTACCTCATCGTTTGTCTTGGACTTTTCGAGATTTCTCACTTGGACACTGACTTCCTTCGAATCCATGCTAGTGCAATCACAGGCCTCGATACCCGCTAGAAGCTTTCTATCTATGTGAACACAGTTGTAGAAGTTGAGCATTTTGCCAGGTCCATCGCCTTCTAGGTAAAAAATCTAAGTGTTCACTACACAAGAACTCTAGCATAACTTGGTGGAAGAAACCGCTATAAGGCCTCCAGGACCGTCAATTTCCTCATGAATAGATCGTCAAACAGCGGTGCCCAAAACAACGCACCTTCCAGAGTGGTGTATCTTGGTTCCATTCCTTACGACCAGACCGAAGAGCAGATACTGGACTTGTGCAGCAATGTTGGACCAGTGACGAACCTGAAGATGATGTTTGATCCGCAGACGGGCAAATCGAAAGGGTACGCATTTGTGGAGTTCCGAGATTTGGAGTCCAGTGCCAGCGCCGTGCGAAACCTGAACGGATACCAGTTTGGCTCGAGGCTGCTCAAGTGTGGCTACGCCTCTAGCTCCGATATAACGGTGT
This genomic interval carries:
- the HEM2 gene encoding porphobilinogen synthase HEM2 (ancestral locus Anc_4.70) codes for the protein MHTAEFLDVDHTDISSVLAGGYNHPLLREWQNERQLAKNMLIFPLFISDDPDDCTAIESLPNIKRFGVNKLASYLRPLVAKGLRAVILFGVPLKEGVKDPIGTAADDPNGPVIQGIKLLRREFPNLYIMCDVCLCEYTSHGHCGVLYDDGTINRELSVSRIAAVAVNYAKAGAHSVAPSDMIDGRIKDIKRGLIKAGLAHKTFVMSYAAKFSGNLYGPFRDAACSAPSHGDRKCYQLPPGGRGLARRALKRDVAEGADGIIVKPSTFYLDIMCDASEICRDLPICAYHVSGEYAMLHAAADKGIVDLKTIAFESHQGFLRAGARLIITYLAPEFLDWLSE
- the PNC1 gene encoding nicotinamidase (ancestral locus Anc_4.75), whose protein sequence is MSVKALIVVDIQNDFLPGGPLQVPHGDEIIRPVVKLIEDTEQNWHRVIMTRDWHPYDHISFARTHKKPDFSPITYKSVIPNDDSTKQGTLWPVHCVQETRGSQLADPIAEEQQKLGCKIVNKGYLADREYYSAFSDIWNYHRTELNSYLDSHHITDVYVVGLALDYCVKHTAISAAKRGYNTYILKDYTRAIHSDPESMKELQKELSENGVKLI
- the RSR1 gene encoding Ras family GTPase RSR1 (ancestral locus Anc_4.73); this translates as MRDYKLVVLGAGGVGKSCLTVQFVQGVYLDTYDPTIEDSYRKTIEIDNKMISLEILDTAGVAQFTAMRELYIKSGMGFLLVYSVTDRQSLQELMDLREQVLRIKDMDRVPMVLVGNKADLTEERAISVEEGIEVSSNWGKVPFYETSALLRSNVDEVFIDLVRQIIRNELEAVSAPATPKAQTKSEAPVQDRSAGQSKNVPSAAKAKQQPAKAAATRSRNPPSTETKKKSKKRGPCRIL
- the OCH1 gene encoding initiation-specific alpha-1,6-mannosyltransferase (ancestral locus Anc_4.74) gives rise to the protein MFRSRGQGKMAKGPFLFDRRAKQVIGFVAILYTLLIIHFSNSKYGKFFNNGSKVLLPTTSHLHGINLKKFSASNGPLLNLREQLSHAFPYDPKSAIPRRIWQTWKVGAESVKFPSAFRSYQKDWTERADSDSFEYSLVPDDHIIPLLENLYGEVPLVVKAFKEMPVNILKADFLRYLLLYARGGIYSDMDTVPLKPLGAWPSLDREKFNELKRENNPIPYKNYDPKRGQLQAVDDNGGYDEPGFVIGIEADPDRHDWDDWYARRIQFCQWTIQSKPGHPVLRELILNITATTLNSVSTTKSQTQALIDLSHAKDYNVNYRDRRGLNETYPHEVAKKSSNVDGTDIMNWTGPGLFSDITLEYMNNLIKENPDALLLNGNLEASSNEPLDTKSTRKFYKKISTSLQSNNVVPWEFFSLMTKPVVVDDILVLPITSFSPDVEQMEAKSSSDEMAFVKHMFKGSWKMEADSNAGH
- a CDS encoding PITH domain-containing protein (ancestral locus Anc_4.71) — its product is MSYSCEDEHHDHHGHGHNHTAPIPTNAEQSLYSFIDTAKIICLNAVAPTVPGQCESYRGFLKDQESRFNCGYYLQSDADCQMVVHIPFTGNCRLFSIILRTNANDAGAELSTPKSIKLFKNFNRNIDFDSLDSSKEDLKIEHPEDVGLKDCHETENDDESTFVEHHLPRRIFQNCSSLTLFFEDNWSGDQDELCRLYYLEVRGEFSGQKVLNNGVPMMNVYEAAPNPVDHKKLEAEQDELGMGM
- a CDS encoding uncharacterized protein (ancestral locus Anc_4.72), which codes for MSKVRSLALIQPLRLGSVLNGGFGAPAVRNYHFDLLNLKIGYTTTVENHPDSEKLYVSQIKLDQAGRVKQICSGIRDYVSRESLQGSLVVVVDNMKKCKLRGQISEGMIICGESASENLVSPFTLAKFDSSLIGKTVVLESASGPASEPTTRRIKSQEWEDISSRMKVGEGGRITYRDENTMAETYLSVYDTDGEPVPVIVKGLPAGSAVK